One Pagrus major chromosome 11, Pma_NU_1.0 genomic region harbors:
- the aldh7a1 gene encoding alpha-aminoadipic semialdehyde dehydrogenase: MQRCLTLTLAQHSRLLLRNKLPSVRCQQSAAMSGLLINQPKYSWLKELGLSEDNPGVYNGSWGGSGEVITSYCPANNEPIARVTQATLAEYEETVQKTREAWKMWADIPAPKRGEIVRQIGDALRKKIKVLGSLVSLEMGKIYVEGVGEVQEYVDVCDYAVGLSRMIGGPILPSERPGHALIEQWNPVGLVGIITAFNFPVAVYGWNNAIALTCGNVCLWKGAPTTPLTSVAVTRIVAEVLEQNNLPGAICSMTCGGADIGTAMAKDERVDLVSFTGSTHVGKMVAMMVQERFGRKLLELGGNNAIIVFEDADLNLVVPSAVFASVGTAGQRCTTTRRLMLHESLHDAVVERIAKAYKQVRIGDPWDPSTLYGPLHTKQAVDQYLAAIEQAKQQGGTVICGGKVMDRPGNYVEPTIITGLAHDAPIVHTETFVPILYVLKFKTEEEAFTWNNEVQQGLSSSIFTKDMGRVFRWLGPKGSDCGIVNVNIPTSGAEIGGAFGGEKHTGGGRESGSDSWKQYMRRSTCTINYSKDLPLAQGIKFE, encoded by the coding sequence ATGCAGCGCTGCCTGACTCTGACCCTTGCCCAGCACAGCCGGCTCCTCTTGAGAAATAAACTACCATCTGTCCGCTGCCAGCAGTCAGCCGCCATGTCAGGTCTCCTCATCAACCAGCCCAAATACTCCTGGCTGAAAGAGCTGGGCCTGTCAGAGGACAACCCTGGTGTTTACAATGGGAGCTGGGGAGGCAGTGGGGAAGTCATCACATCTTACTGCCCCGCCAACAATGAGCCGATTGCCAGGGTGACCCAGGCAACTCTGGCAGAGTATGAGGAAACTGTCCAGAAGACGAGGGAAGCTTGGAAGATGTGGGCAGATATTCCAGCTCCCAAAAGAGGGGAGATTGTGAGGCAGATTGGAGATGCGCTTAGGAAGAAGATCAAAGTCCTTGGGAGTCTGGTGTCTCTAGAAATGGGCAAGATCTACGTTGAGGGAGTTGGAGAAGTTCAGGAGTACGTTGATGTCTGTGATTATGCTGTCGGTCTGTCCAGAATGATTGGAGGGCCCATCCTGCCTTCAGAAAGACCAGGCCACGCTCTGATTGAGCAGTGGAACCCAGTTGGTCTTGTCGGCATCATCACTGCCTTTAACTTCCCTGTGGCTGTCTACGGCTGGAACAACGCCATCGCTCTGACCTGCGGCAACGTCTGCCTCTGGAAAGGAGCTCCAACCACACCTCTCACAAGTGTTGCAGTTACCAGGATTGTGGCTGAGGTGCTAGAGCAGAACAACTTGCCTGGTGCTATCTGCTCCATGACCTGCGGAGGCGCTGATATCGGCACAGCCATGGCGAAGGATGAGCGTGTGGATCTGGTGTCCTTCACTGGCAGCACCCACGTCGGCAAGATGGTGGCCATGATGGTGCAGGAAAGGTTCGGCCGTAAGCTGTTGGAGCTGGGTGGAAACAATGCAATCATTGTATTTGAGGATGCTGACCTCAATCTGGTGGTGCCCTCTGCTGTCTTTGCATCTGTGGGAACCGCTGGCCAACGCTGCACCACAACCAGACGGCTGATGTTGCACGAGAGCCTTCACGACGCAGTTGTCGAGAGGATAGCCAAGGCCTACAAACAAGTCCGCATCGGGGACCCCTGGGATCCCAGCACCTTGTATGGGCCTCTGCACACCAAACAAGCTGTGGATCAGTATCTGGCAGCTATTGAGCAGGCCAAGCAGCAGGGTGGCACTGTGATCTGCGGAGGAAAGGTGATGGACCGTCCTGGAAACTACGTGGAGCCCACCATCATCACAGGGCTGGCTCACGACGCTCCCATTGTCCATACCGAAACCTTCGTCCCTATACTGTACGTGCTCAAGTTCAAGACAGAAGAGGAGGCATTCACTTGGAACAACGAGGTCCAGCAGGGCCTCTCCAGCAGCATATTCACCAAAGATATGGGTCGGGTTTTCCGCTGGCTTGGGCCCAAAGGATCCGACTGCGGCATCGTGAATGTCAACATTCCTACAAGCGGAGCTGAAATCGGAGGAGCCTTTGGTGGAGAGAAACACACCGGAGGTGGAAGAGAGTCCGGCAGTGACTCGTGGAAGCAGTACATGAGGCGTTCAACCTGCACGATAAACTACAGCAAGGATCTCCCTCTGGCACAGGGAATCAAGTTCGAGTGA